In a single window of the Ancylobacter polymorphus genome:
- the folE gene encoding GTP cyclohydrolase I FolE, with the protein MDAVLETLMRSAQSEKEASTERRPSREEAEAAVRTLIAWAGDDPTREGLLDTPKRVVRAYEELYSGYRVGPEAILDRTFGEIGNFDDMVMVRDIEFHSHCEHHMVPFVGKAHIAYFPVERVVGLSKIARIVDIYARRLQTQEHLTSQIITAMDEILKPRGVAVLVEAEHMCMAMRGVRKQGASTVTTQFTGVFRDDPQEQVRFMSLLRGLRP; encoded by the coding sequence TTGAAACACTGATGCGCAGCGCCCAGAGCGAGAAGGAGGCGTCCACCGAGCGCCGCCCCTCCCGTGAGGAGGCCGAGGCCGCCGTACGCACCCTCATCGCCTGGGCCGGCGACGACCCGACCCGCGAGGGCCTGCTCGACACCCCCAAGCGCGTGGTGCGCGCCTATGAGGAACTCTACAGCGGCTACCGTGTCGGGCCGGAGGCCATTCTCGACCGCACCTTCGGCGAGATCGGCAATTTCGACGACATGGTGATGGTGCGCGATATCGAGTTCCATTCGCACTGCGAGCACCACATGGTGCCTTTCGTCGGCAAGGCGCATATCGCCTATTTCCCGGTGGAGCGTGTGGTGGGCCTCTCCAAGATCGCGCGCATCGTCGATATCTACGCGCGCCGCCTGCAGACGCAGGAGCACCTGACCTCGCAGATCATCACCGCGATGGACGAGATCCTGAAGCCGCGCGGCGTCGCCGTGCTGGTCGAGGCCGAGCATATGTGCATGGCCATGCGCGGCGTGCGCAAACAGGGCGCATCCACCGTCACCACCCAGTTCACCGGCGTTTTCCGCGACGATCCGCAGGAGCAGGTTCGCTTCATGAGCCTGCTGCGCGGCCTGCGTCCGTAG